From the Roseateles sp. XES5 genome, one window contains:
- a CDS encoding efflux RND transporter periplasmic adaptor subunit: protein MRVWKQLLISLGVISAGVLLWGRLVPGANDMLEAAGLPGTLVAAIAPAGEGKADGGKQENGQGGGRRGGFGGGPALVSTKPVAMAIVNDRLNAIGDGEAIRTVTVTPYSTGNLTDVLVQSGDRVEQGQVIARLDSDEQKIAADQARVSRESAEQKLKRIENLRSSMSLADLQDAQTAVKAAELALQNAELALRRRDITAPYGGVVGIISVNPGDYVTTSSAIARIDDRSEILVDYWVPERFATSVRVGGEVTATAVARAGETFTGTVQAIDNRIDQESRTLRVRAQIANPEDLLRAGMSFQVTMRFAGDLYPSVDPLSVQWSTDGSYIWRVKGEKVERVPVHIVQRNPDKVLVKADLAEGDQVVTEGLQTLRPGGAVRTAEQQTPAVAEGS from the coding sequence ATGCGGGTTTGGAAACAGCTCCTCATCAGCCTTGGCGTCATTTCGGCCGGGGTCCTGCTTTGGGGACGCCTGGTGCCCGGGGCGAACGACATGCTGGAGGCCGCAGGCCTGCCGGGCACGCTCGTCGCCGCCATCGCGCCGGCCGGTGAAGGCAAGGCGGACGGCGGCAAGCAGGAAAACGGGCAGGGCGGCGGACGGCGCGGCGGCTTCGGCGGCGGCCCGGCGCTGGTCTCCACCAAGCCCGTCGCCATGGCCATCGTCAACGACCGGCTGAACGCCATCGGCGACGGCGAGGCGATCCGCACGGTGACGGTGACGCCCTATTCCACCGGCAACCTCACGGACGTCCTCGTCCAGTCCGGCGACCGGGTGGAGCAGGGGCAGGTGATCGCCCGGCTCGACAGCGACGAACAGAAGATCGCCGCCGACCAGGCGCGCGTCAGCCGCGAAAGCGCCGAGCAGAAGCTGAAGCGTATCGAGAACCTGCGCTCCTCGATGAGCCTTGCCGATCTTCAGGACGCCCAGACCGCGGTGAAGGCGGCGGAGCTGGCCTTGCAGAATGCGGAACTGGCGCTGCGCCGGCGCGATATCACCGCGCCCTATGGCGGCGTGGTGGGCATCATCTCGGTCAATCCGGGCGATTACGTCACCACCTCGTCGGCCATTGCGCGCATCGACGACCGGTCGGAAATCCTCGTCGACTACTGGGTGCCGGAACGTTTCGCCACGAGCGTGCGCGTCGGCGGCGAGGTGACGGCGACGGCGGTCGCCCGTGCGGGCGAAACCTTCACCGGCACGGTGCAGGCCATCGACAACCGCATCGACCAGGAAAGCCGGACGCTGCGCGTGCGCGCCCAGATCGCCAATCCCGAAGACCTTCTACGCGCGGGCATGTCCTTCCAGGTCACCATGCGCTTTGCGGGCGATCTCTATCCGAGCGTCGATCCGCTCTCCGTGCAGTGGAGCACGGACGGGTCCTATATCTGGCGCGTGAAGGGCGAGAAGGTCGAGCGCGTGCCGGTCCATATCGTCCAGCGTAATCCCGACAAGGTGCTGGTCAAGGCCGATCTTGCCGAAGGCGACCAGGTCGTCACGGAAGGGCTCCAGACGTTGCGCCCGGGCGGCGCGGTGCGCACTGCCGAGCAGCAGACGCCGGCCGTGGCGGAGGGTTCGTGA
- a CDS encoding ribbon-helix-helix domain-containing protein, with amino-acid sequence MIRKYSTTLHGHRTSFSLEPAFHDELKAIAEARGLPLAALLREIDDARGVEGNLSSALRLHVLDWLKQKTR; translated from the coding sequence ATGATCCGCAAATACTCCACGACGCTGCACGGCCACCGCACGAGCTTTTCGCTCGAACCCGCCTTCCATGACGAACTGAAAGCCATAGCCGAGGCCCGCGGCCTGCCGCTGGCCGCGCTCTTGCGCGAGATCGACGATGCCCGCGGTGTCGAGGGCAATCTCTCCTCGGCACTGCGGCTTCATGTGCTGGACTGGTTGAAACAGAAGACCCGCTGA
- a CDS encoding FAD-binding oxidoreductase — MALADIRNGARNETGIAEALARLAERFGPRFQTGEAIRAQHAHTTTYIPAQLPDGVVFVENAAEVQAVVQICAALKVPVIPFGTGSSLEGQVNAPEGGISVDFSTMKRVLEVNAEDLDCTVEPGITREELNVYLRDTGLFFPIDPGANASIGGMASTRASGTNAVRYGTMKDNVLSVTAVTAGGEEIRTAHRARKSSAGYDLTRLFVGAEGTLGVLTSITLRLQGIPAVIAGGICGFPSLKDACNAVIMTIQLGIPVARIELLNTLQIKACNAYSGLTLPEQPTLFVEFHGNEESVRLQSEEFGAIAADCGGGAFHWSADADERAKLWKARHNVYWASKALRPGYEAIATDVCVPISRLADCVAATEQDIEEHGLLAPIVGHAGDGNFHVCVVFDDKDAAQIAAVEAFVARLNARALAMDGTCTGEHGIGQGKQAFLPRELGGSVELMRQIKRALDPDNIMNPGKIFSAAPAQ, encoded by the coding sequence ATGGCATTGGCGGATATCAGGAACGGTGCGCGCAACGAGACGGGGATTGCCGAGGCGCTGGCGCGCCTTGCCGAGCGTTTCGGCCCGCGCTTCCAGACCGGCGAGGCGATCCGCGCCCAGCATGCGCATACCACCACCTATATTCCCGCCCAGCTGCCCGACGGTGTCGTCTTCGTGGAAAATGCCGCGGAGGTTCAGGCCGTGGTGCAGATATGCGCCGCACTGAAGGTGCCGGTCATTCCCTTCGGCACCGGCTCGTCGCTGGAAGGACAGGTCAATGCGCCCGAGGGCGGCATTTCCGTCGATTTCAGCACCATGAAGCGGGTGCTGGAGGTGAATGCCGAGGACCTCGACTGCACGGTCGAGCCCGGCATCACCCGGGAGGAACTGAACGTCTATCTGCGCGACACCGGCCTTTTCTTCCCGATCGATCCCGGTGCCAATGCCTCGATCGGCGGCATGGCTTCCACCCGTGCCTCCGGCACCAATGCCGTGCGCTACGGCACGATGAAGGACAATGTGCTTTCGGTGACGGCCGTGACGGCGGGCGGCGAGGAAATCCGCACCGCCCATCGCGCGCGCAAATCCTCCGCCGGCTACGATCTCACCCGTCTCTTCGTCGGGGCCGAAGGCACGCTCGGCGTGCTGACGTCGATCACGCTGCGCCTCCAGGGTATTCCCGCCGTTATCGCCGGCGGCATTTGCGGTTTTCCGAGCCTCAAGGATGCCTGCAATGCCGTCATCATGACGATCCAGCTCGGCATTCCCGTCGCCCGTATCGAATTGCTCAACACGCTGCAGATCAAGGCCTGCAACGCCTATTCCGGCCTCACCCTGCCGGAGCAGCCGACGCTCTTCGTCGAGTTCCACGGCAACGAGGAGAGCGTGCGGCTGCAATCGGAGGAGTTCGGCGCGATTGCCGCGGATTGCGGCGGCGGCGCGTTCCACTGGAGCGCGGATGCCGACGAGCGGGCGAAGCTCTGGAAGGCGCGGCACAATGTCTACTGGGCCTCGAAGGCGTTGCGCCCCGGCTATGAGGCGATTGCCACGGATGTCTGCGTGCCGATCTCGCGACTGGCCGACTGCGTGGCGGCGACCGAGCAGGACATCGAGGAACACGGCCTGCTCGCGCCCATCGTCGGCCATGCCGGCGACGGCAATTTCCATGTCTGCGTCGTCTTCGACGACAAGGACGCCGCGCAGATCGCCGCGGTCGAGGCTTTCGTCGCACGGCTCAATGCCCGGGCGCTCGCCATGGACGGCACCTGCACGGGCGAACACGGCATCGGCCAGGGCAAGCAGGCCTTCCTGCCGCGCGAACTCGGCGGCTCCGTGGAGTTGATGCGGCAGATCAAGCGGGCGCTCGACCCCGACAACATCATGAACCCCGGCAAGATTTTTTCGGCCGCCCCGGCGCAATAG
- a CDS encoding DUF4169 family protein, translating into MSGDVVNLRQFRKQKVRSDKEKQAEQNRIAFGRTKAEKTLTRALNEKAEKTLDQGRLERPDETKD; encoded by the coding sequence ATGAGCGGCGACGTCGTCAATCTTCGCCAGTTCCGCAAGCAGAAGGTCCGCTCCGACAAGGAGAAGCAGGCCGAGCAGAACCGCATCGCCTTCGGTCGTACGAAGGCGGAGAAGACGCTGACACGCGCGCTCAACGAGAAAGCGGAAAAGACGCTCGATCAGGGCCGCCTCGAGCGGCCCGACGAGACGAAGGACTGA
- a CDS encoding AsmA family protein: MLSRIMLFVGGVVVVALFVALLAPLFVDWTSFRQDFEREASRIMGRPVTVHGSVDARLIPFPSVTLSDVRVGSPEDGKPLVEVARFSMDAELAPFLSGEALIFDMRIEEPKARIKLFEDGTLDWAKGRKSDIPARTVILENVTISGGEIAFVDEQTGRTRHVTGLDAQVSAKSLGGPWRIEGRGALDGESGAFQLSSGQVENDALSLRARIVPDKLSFTADLDGALKVADFRPQYQGGFTVSEKPRAKGEAAADPIRVAGKFELSNERVRIPEYRLEAGPHDDPYVVTGEATLDTGRAPEFLLIADGQQIDVSRIGNSGEGGKTGRNPQVSARQRLQALLAIAADIPIPQVPGRASLFLPAVVVGDTTVREIRLDVKPDGDGWRIDRADALLPGRTALEAKGRLTLRENRGFVGDLLIASNQPSGLATWLAGSVDPEIRKLKTAGFSAQVNLTDDLQRFENLEVAVGAAALTGRLERESRAGTAPTLSLQLRGNEVALESLQALVGLVAGDASLSSVLEHSIALDLKVDQLLAFGERAHGVNAVLSAKDGLLTLSRLTVASLEGAALSASGTLGGSLLEPSGGLDLTLKAAAMRPVADLLARHLPAHPLLARFVANAGYYDNADLSLHASVGEGDGPTSVTLKGPVNDGRVELTLSAASPAAFLQGGAFELEGSLFNPQSVVLAGQIGLDPLPFDADPDGSVTLRVSQSEEGSATVSATFNAGKTSISAKGTAALAAGDFLSGTLALSAKSDDIEPYLMMNGIAVPQAGAGLPLTLEASVATSAGAVAISDIAGTADRNAFSGALTLDRTATVLKGTGALRFDTVDFPFLAEAVAGPVTDIVEGGLNTVPLVQPIQDAADVTVVLEAGAFWPGLYGAVEGFKGNLAWKGGELTLTDMAGDWLGGKVSGRLKIANADENGLFEARAVLSGADLSRIVWGNPAVAGGKADVTLAVDASGKSVRAMVEGASGSGEARISDFRVRGLDTGALPALLAAADRIEGDITPERVQDFAADAVLKGEAALGAVRIPFALAGGKLRVQSVAAEDDKVALSGDADIDLAGDTMSGRLAVIYKAGEAALAGAEPEVVLGYRGLVEAPGFAFDVQPLANYLSLRRFETERRRVETLQANVLEKQRLRREAALYRSRAEARAAEAEVMRLQMEEEQRRRDAARARAEAERSTRAAAEEAERARRKAADDARATMEAQEEARRLAEQRAAEEAKKRRLPVSPEEGVERGGELPPVDSGQNLDFNTLPGVN; this comes from the coding sequence GTGCTTTCTAGGATCATGCTCTTCGTCGGCGGCGTGGTGGTCGTGGCGCTCTTCGTGGCGCTGCTTGCGCCGCTCTTCGTCGACTGGACCAGCTTCCGGCAGGATTTCGAGCGTGAGGCGAGCCGCATCATGGGCCGTCCTGTCACCGTGCATGGCAGCGTCGACGCCCGCCTGATCCCGTTCCCCTCCGTGACGCTCAGCGACGTGCGCGTCGGCTCGCCCGAGGACGGCAAGCCGCTGGTCGAGGTGGCGCGCTTCTCGATGGACGCGGAACTTGCGCCGTTCCTTTCCGGTGAGGCGCTGATCTTCGACATGCGCATCGAGGAGCCGAAGGCGCGCATCAAGCTCTTCGAGGACGGCACGCTGGACTGGGCGAAGGGCCGCAAGTCCGACATTCCGGCCCGCACCGTCATCCTCGAAAACGTCACCATTTCCGGCGGCGAAATCGCCTTTGTCGACGAGCAGACCGGCCGCACGCGCCATGTCACGGGTCTCGACGCGCAGGTTTCGGCCAAGTCCCTCGGCGGGCCCTGGCGCATTGAGGGGCGCGGGGCGCTCGATGGCGAAAGCGGCGCGTTCCAGCTTTCCAGCGGACAGGTGGAGAACGACGCACTGTCGCTGCGCGCCCGCATCGTGCCGGACAAACTGTCCTTCACCGCCGATCTCGACGGCGCGCTCAAGGTGGCCGATTTCCGGCCGCAATATCAGGGTGGCTTCACCGTTTCGGAAAAGCCGCGCGCGAAGGGCGAGGCGGCGGCCGATCCGATCCGCGTCGCCGGCAAGTTCGAACTGTCCAACGAGCGGGTCCGCATTCCCGAATACCGGCTGGAAGCCGGTCCGCATGACGATCCCTATGTGGTGACGGGCGAGGCGACGCTGGATACGGGCCGCGCGCCGGAATTCCTGTTGATTGCCGACGGTCAGCAGATCGATGTCAGCCGCATCGGCAATAGCGGCGAGGGCGGCAAGACGGGCCGCAACCCGCAGGTTTCCGCCCGCCAGCGTCTGCAGGCGCTGCTGGCCATCGCCGCCGATATTCCCATTCCGCAGGTGCCGGGGCGGGCGAGCCTCTTTCTGCCGGCTGTGGTGGTGGGCGACACGACGGTGCGGGAAATCCGGCTGGACGTGAAGCCGGATGGTGACGGCTGGCGGATCGACCGGGCCGATGCGCTGCTGCCCGGCCGCACCGCGCTGGAGGCCAAGGGGCGGCTGACGCTGCGGGAAAACCGCGGCTTCGTCGGCGATCTGCTGATCGCCTCCAACCAGCCCTCGGGGCTCGCGACCTGGCTTGCCGGCTCCGTCGATCCGGAAATCCGCAAGCTGAAGACGGCGGGTTTTTCCGCGCAGGTGAACCTGACGGACGATCTGCAGCGTTTTGAAAATCTCGAAGTGGCGGTCGGCGCCGCGGCGCTGACGGGCCGGCTGGAGCGCGAATCCCGCGCGGGCACGGCCCCGACGCTTTCGCTGCAATTGCGCGGCAACGAAGTGGCGCTGGAATCGCTGCAGGCTCTCGTCGGTCTCGTGGCGGGCGATGCGTCGCTTTCCTCCGTGCTCGAGCATTCCATCGCGCTCGATCTCAAGGTCGACCAGCTGCTGGCCTTCGGCGAGAGGGCCCATGGCGTCAATGCCGTCCTCTCGGCGAAGGACGGACTTCTGACCCTCAGCCGCCTGACGGTCGCTTCGCTGGAAGGCGCGGCCCTGTCGGCCAGCGGCACGCTCGGCGGCTCGCTGCTGGAGCCGAGCGGGGGGCTCGACCTGACGCTGAAGGCGGCGGCGATGCGGCCGGTGGCGGATCTTCTGGCCCGACATCTGCCGGCCCATCCGCTGCTTGCCCGGTTCGTTGCCAATGCCGGCTACTACGACAATGCCGACCTCTCGCTTCATGCCAGCGTGGGCGAGGGCGACGGTCCGACGAGCGTCACGCTCAAGGGGCCGGTCAATGACGGACGGGTCGAGTTGACGCTGTCGGCCGCTTCGCCGGCCGCGTTCCTGCAAGGCGGGGCCTTCGAACTGGAGGGGAGCCTGTTCAATCCCCAGTCCGTGGTGCTGGCGGGGCAAATCGGGCTCGATCCTCTGCCCTTCGACGCCGATCCGGATGGCAGCGTCACGCTTCGTGTGAGCCAGTCGGAAGAGGGGTCGGCCACCGTTTCCGCCACGTTCAACGCCGGCAAGACGTCGATTTCGGCCAAGGGCACGGCTGCGCTGGCCGCGGGCGATTTCCTCTCCGGCACGCTGGCGCTTTCGGCAAAGAGCGACGATATCGAACCCTATCTGATGATGAACGGCATCGCCGTGCCCCAGGCCGGCGCCGGCCTGCCGCTGACGCTGGAGGCGTCCGTGGCGACAAGTGCCGGTGCCGTTGCGATCAGCGATATCGCCGGCACAGCCGACCGCAACGCCTTTTCCGGCGCGCTGACGCTCGACCGCACCGCAACGGTGCTGAAAGGCACGGGTGCATTGCGCTTCGATACGGTCGATTTCCCCTTCCTCGCCGAGGCGGTCGCCGGGCCTGTCACCGATATCGTCGAAGGCGGCCTGAACACCGTGCCGCTGGTGCAGCCGATTCAGGATGCAGCCGACGTGACGGTCGTCCTGGAGGCGGGCGCCTTCTGGCCGGGGCTCTATGGCGCGGTGGAGGGTTTCAAGGGCAATCTCGCCTGGAAGGGCGGTGAACTGACACTGACCGACATGGCGGGCGATTGGCTCGGCGGCAAGGTTTCGGGCCGCCTCAAGATCGCCAATGCGGACGAGAACGGGCTTTTCGAGGCGCGCGCCGTGCTGTCGGGGGCGGACCTGTCGCGGATCGTCTGGGGCAATCCGGCCGTCGCCGGTGGCAAGGCGGACGTGACGCTCGCCGTCGACGCATCGGGCAAGAGCGTTCGGGCCATGGTCGAAGGCGCGAGCGGTTCGGGCGAGGCGCGGATATCCGATTTCCGCGTGCGCGGGCTCGATACGGGCGCGCTGCCGGCGCTCCTCGCGGCGGCGGATCGGATCGAGGGCGACATCACTCCGGAGCGGGTGCAGGACTTTGCGGCCGATGCAGTTCTCAAGGGCGAGGCGGCGTTGGGGGCGGTGCGCATTCCCTTTGCGCTGGCGGGCGGAAAGCTGCGTGTCCAGAGCGTGGCGGCGGAGGATGACAAGGTGGCGCTTTCCGGCGACGCGGATATCGATCTTGCCGGCGACACGATGAGCGGCCGGCTCGCCGTCATCTACAAGGCCGGCGAGGCGGCGCTAGCAGGGGCGGAGCCGGAAGTGGTGCTCGGCTATCGCGGCCTCGTGGAGGCGCCCGGCTTTGCGTTCGACGTTCAGCCGCTTGCAAACTATCTGTCGCTCCGCCGTTTCGAGACGGAGCGCCGGCGCGTGGAAACATTGCAGGCAAATGTGCTGGAGAAGCAGCGCCTTCGGCGGGAAGCCGCGCTCTATCGTTCGCGCGCCGAAGCCCGCGCGGCCGAGGCCGAGGTCATGCGGCTGCAGATGGAGGAAGAGCAACGCCGCCGGGACGCCGCGCGCGCCCGCGCCGAGGCGGAGCGTTCTACCCGCGCGGCGGCGGAAGAGGCCGAGCGCGCCAGGCGCAAGGCCGCCGATGACGCGCGCGCCACGATGGAGGCGCAGGAGGAGGCGCGCCGGCTTGCCGAGCAGCGGGCAGCGGAAGAGGCAAAGAAACGCCGCCTGCCGGTGTCGCCCGAGGAGGGTGTCGAGCGCGGCGGGGAACTGCCCCCCGTCGACAGCGGGCAAAACCTGGATTTCAACACCTTGCCCGGCGTCAATTAG
- a CDS encoding efflux RND transporter permease subunit → MSAESTALNDTGKAGFTALFIRRPIFALVLNTLIVVAGLAAFNGVEIRELPSVDQPVISVSTNFDGASPETVDRELTDVIEGAVSRVQGIKDISSQSSFGRSRVTLQFSDTTDVNQAANDVRDALGRVANQIPDGADEPRVVKADADSQPIMRLALTSDTQSLEDLTLLAENEITDRLASVEGVADVAVYGDQEKIFRVDVDQSKLAARGLTVADLRNALATAAFDVPAGSLKSQSQDITVRATADLVTPADFENLILKNRVRLGDVAMVTLGPDEGSTALRSNGRQGIGLGIVRQAQSNTLDISEGVKQMVARLGDVLPEGTQLKITSDDAVFIDGAIHEVEIALVVAVLIVTLVIYLFLLDWRATLIPTISMPIALVGTIAAIYMAGFSVNILTLLAIVLAVGLVVDDAIVMLENIVRRRAEGLKPRAAAILGTLEVFFAVIATTATLAAVFVPLSFLPGQAGRLFREFGFVLAFAVLLSSFVALTLCPMLASRLLTKEMKHEHTGMLARIGGAASRFYRSTLSACLGAPVIVFLAAVLFTAAGATSFFTIKSELTPSEDRSMVMLRVNAPQGVSLEYAQDQMKLVENKLRPLYDSGEIVNIFSISGQGGSTNSGFMVLTLAPWSERDRTQQQIVQDINKAVATVPSVRTFAMQPNSLGIRGAGNGLQVALVGNDYTKLGNAAAELVRKIEDSGRFQNVRLNYEANQAQLSVTVDRERAADLGIDITGLSAALQAMLEGTSVVDIYVEGQAYPVKLSSTTTPINDPMDLENIFLKTGDGKIVPMSSIATLEEKAVAPQLSREQQLRAVSLSAGLKDGLALGDALKMVQEMAAPLLPEGSRLMPMAEAATLQENSSGLFITFGFAIAIIFLVLAAQFESFVSAVIIMVTVPLGLACAVFAMIVTGTTLNIYSQIGLVLLVGIMAKNGILIVEFANQLRDRGQDIRSAIENAANIRLRPVLMTMIATVVGAVPLVLASGAGAEARISLGWVLVGGLGLATVVTLYLTPVAYLAIARFTSPHADEEKRLAAELQHAETLARREDEALPLAAE, encoded by the coding sequence ATGTCGGCGGAATCGACCGCGCTCAACGATACGGGCAAAGCGGGCTTTACCGCACTCTTCATCCGCCGCCCGATCTTCGCCCTCGTTCTCAACACGCTGATCGTCGTCGCCGGCCTTGCGGCTTTCAACGGCGTGGAAATCCGCGAACTGCCCTCCGTCGACCAGCCGGTCATCAGCGTCTCGACGAATTTCGACGGCGCCTCGCCGGAGACGGTGGACCGCGAACTGACCGATGTCATCGAGGGCGCGGTTTCGCGCGTCCAGGGCATCAAGGATATTTCCTCCCAGTCCTCCTTCGGCCGCAGCCGCGTGACGCTGCAGTTCTCCGACACGACGGATGTCAACCAGGCCGCCAACGACGTGCGCGACGCGCTCGGCCGCGTGGCCAACCAGATTCCCGACGGCGCGGACGAACCGCGCGTCGTCAAGGCCGATGCCGACAGCCAGCCGATCATGCGGCTGGCGCTCACCTCCGACACGCAGTCGCTCGAAGACCTGACGCTGCTGGCCGAGAACGAGATCACCGACCGGCTGGCCTCCGTCGAGGGCGTCGCCGACGTCGCCGTCTATGGCGACCAGGAAAAGATCTTCCGTGTCGATGTCGACCAGTCGAAGCTCGCCGCGCGCGGCCTGACAGTCGCGGACCTGCGCAATGCGCTGGCAACCGCGGCCTTCGACGTGCCGGCCGGCTCGCTGAAGAGCCAGAGTCAGGACATCACGGTGCGCGCGACCGCCGATCTCGTGACGCCCGCCGACTTCGAGAACCTGATCCTCAAGAACCGCGTGCGGCTCGGCGACGTCGCCATGGTGACGCTGGGGCCGGACGAGGGCTCGACGGCGCTGCGCTCCAACGGCCGGCAGGGCATCGGCCTCGGCATTGTCCGCCAGGCGCAATCCAACACGCTCGATATTTCCGAGGGTGTGAAGCAGATGGTGGCGCGGCTCGGCGACGTGCTGCCCGAGGGCACGCAGCTCAAGATCACCAGCGACGACGCCGTCTTCATCGACGGGGCCATCCATGAGGTGGAGATCGCGCTTGTCGTCGCCGTGCTCATCGTCACGCTCGTCATCTATCTCTTCCTGCTCGACTGGCGTGCGACGCTGATCCCGACGATCAGCATGCCGATCGCGCTGGTCGGCACGATCGCGGCCATCTACATGGCGGGCTTTTCCGTCAACATCCTCACGCTACTCGCCATCGTGCTGGCGGTGGGCCTGGTGGTGGACGACGCCATCGTGATGCTGGAGAACATCGTGCGCCGCCGCGCCGAAGGCCTGAAGCCGCGCGCCGCCGCCATCCTCGGCACGCTCGAAGTGTTCTTCGCCGTCATCGCGACCACCGCGACGCTTGCCGCCGTCTTCGTGCCGCTCTCCTTCCTGCCCGGGCAGGCGGGCCGGCTGTTCCGCGAGTTCGGCTTCGTGCTGGCCTTCGCCGTGCTGCTCTCCTCCTTCGTGGCGCTGACGCTCTGCCCGATGCTCGCCTCGCGCCTGCTGACGAAGGAGATGAAGCACGAGCATACCGGCATGCTCGCTCGCATCGGCGGGGCGGCCTCGCGCTTCTACCGTTCGACGCTGAGCGCCTGCCTCGGCGCGCCCGTCATCGTCTTCCTGGCCGCCGTGCTCTTCACCGCTGCCGGCGCGACGTCCTTCTTCACCATCAAGTCCGAGCTGACGCCGAGCGAGGACCGGTCCATGGTGATGCTGCGCGTGAACGCGCCGCAGGGCGTGTCGCTGGAATATGCGCAGGACCAGATGAAGCTGGTCGAAAACAAGCTTCGCCCGCTCTACGACAGCGGCGAGATCGTCAACATCTTCTCGATTTCCGGACAGGGCGGTTCGACCAACAGCGGCTTCATGGTGCTGACGCTGGCGCCCTGGAGCGAGCGTGACCGCACGCAGCAGCAGATCGTGCAGGACATCAACAAGGCCGTGGCGACCGTACCCTCGGTGCGCACCTTCGCCATGCAGCCGAACAGCCTCGGCATCCGTGGCGCGGGCAACGGCCTTCAGGTGGCGCTGGTCGGCAACGACTATACCAAGCTTGGCAATGCCGCCGCCGAGCTCGTGCGCAAGATCGAGGACAGTGGCCGCTTCCAGAACGTGCGCCTCAACTACGAGGCCAACCAGGCGCAGCTTTCCGTGACCGTCGACCGCGAGCGCGCGGCCGATCTCGGCATCGACATTACGGGCCTTTCCGCCGCCCTGCAGGCCATGCTGGAAGGAACCAGCGTCGTCGACATCTATGTGGAAGGGCAGGCCTATCCGGTCAAACTCTCCTCCACCACGACGCCGATCAACGATCCGATGGATCTGGAAAACATCTTCCTCAAGACGGGCGACGGCAAGATCGTGCCGATGTCCTCCATCGCCACGCTCGAGGAAAAGGCCGTCGCGCCGCAGCTTTCGCGCGAGCAGCAACTGCGCGCCGTCTCGCTTTCGGCCGGACTGAAGGACGGGCTGGCGCTCGGCGATGCGCTGAAGATGGTGCAGGAGATGGCGGCGCCCCTGCTGCCAGAGGGCTCGCGCCTGATGCCGATGGCGGAAGCCGCGACGCTGCAGGAAAATTCGAGCGGCCTCTTCATCACCTTCGGCTTTGCCATCGCCATCATCTTCCTGGTGCTGGCGGCGCAGTTCGAGAGCTTCGTCAGCGCGGTCATCATCATGGTGACGGTGCCGCTCGGTCTTGCCTGCGCCGTCTTTGCGATGATCGTGACGGGCACGACGCTCAACATCTACAGCCAGATCGGCCTCGTGCTGCTGGTCGGCATCATGGCGAAGAACGGCATCCTCATCGTCGAATTCGCCAACCAGCTTCGCGACCGTGGGCAGGATATCCGCAGCGCCATCGAGAATGCGGCCAATATCCGCCTGCGTCCGGTGCTGATGACGATGATCGCCACCGTCGTCGGCGCGGTGCCGCTGGTGCTGGCGAGCGGGGCAGGCGCGGAAGCGCGCATTTCGCTCGGCTGGGTGCTGGTCGGCGGTCTCGGCCTTGCCACCGTCGTCACGCTCTACCTGACGCCGGTCGCCTATCTCGCCATCGCCCGCTTCACCAGCCCGCATGCGGACGAGGAAAAGCGGCTCGCCGCCGAACTCCAGCATGCGGAGACCCTGGCGCGGCGCGAGGACGAGGCCCTGCCGCTGGCGGCGGAGTGA
- a CDS encoding cyclase family protein: MCDACVIESVKNRMLSRRSFFRAAAAGAATVAAASSGALSPALAQAPTKVTDLTHELHEDFPTFFGQQQFWREQKFNYKEHKFNLFELRVNEHTGTHLDAPLHFSEDGKSVAEIPVEDLVVPLAVVDIRAKADADPDAQLTPDDIKAWIAANGDLPEKACVALLSGWGKHLGTEKFRNADADGKLHFPGFHVEAVHYLAENSSAVGIAVDTLSLDHGPSPDFATHYAWLSSGHWGLEGAANLDQLPAKGATLFVGAPKVRGGTGGPSRVFALV; this comes from the coding sequence ATGTGTGACGCCTGCGTCATCGAGTCCGTCAAGAACCGCATGCTGTCGCGGCGGAGCTTCTTCCGCGCCGCCGCCGCCGGTGCTGCCACCGTAGCCGCCGCCAGTTCCGGCGCGTTGAGCCCGGCGCTTGCCCAGGCGCCGACGAAGGTCACGGACCTTACCCATGAACTCCATGAGGACTTCCCGACCTTCTTCGGCCAGCAGCAGTTCTGGCGCGAGCAGAAGTTCAACTACAAGGAACACAAGTTCAATCTCTTCGAGCTGCGCGTCAACGAGCACACCGGCACCCATCTCGACGCGCCGCTGCATTTTTCCGAGGACGGCAAGTCGGTCGCCGAAATCCCGGTCGAAGATCTCGTCGTGCCGCTGGCCGTCGTCGATATCCGCGCCAAGGCCGATGCCGATCCGGATGCGCAGCTGACGCCCGACGACATCAAGGCCTGGATCGCCGCCAACGGGGACCTGCCGGAAAAGGCCTGCGTGGCGCTGCTGTCCGGCTGGGGCAAACATCTCGGCACCGAGAAGTTCAGGAATGCCGACGCCGACGGCAAGCTGCATTTCCCCGGCTTCCATGTCGAGGCCGTGCACTATCTCGCGGAAAATTCCAGCGCCGTCGGCATTGCCGTCGATACGCTTTCGCTCGATCACGGCCCTTCGCCGGACTTCGCCACGCACTATGCCTGGCTCTCTTCCGGTCACTGGGGGCTTGAAGGCGCCGCCAATCTGGACCAGCTTCCGGCAAAGGGCGCAACGCTTTTCGTCGGCGCGCCCAAGGTGCGTGGCGGCACGGGCGGTCCTTCCCGCGTCTTCGCGCTGGTTTGA